Proteins encoded in a region of the Peromyscus maniculatus bairdii isolate BWxNUB_F1_BW_parent chromosome 15, HU_Pman_BW_mat_3.1, whole genome shotgun sequence genome:
- the Lhfpl2 gene encoding LHFPL tetraspan subfamily member 2 protein yields the protein MCHVIVTCRSMLWTLLSIVVAFAELVAFMSADWLIGKAKTRGAEPAGTDSEPYYLGILCMRTPGMQQVPRDTLCGTYAKSFGDIASGFWQATAIFLALGIFILCVVALVSVFTMCVQSIMKKSIFNVCGLLQGIAGLFLLLGLILYPAGWGCQKAIDCGRHASPYKPGDCSLGWAFYTATGGTVLTFICAVFSAQAEIATSSDKVQEEIEEGKNLICLL from the exons ATGTGTCATGTCATTGTCACCTGCCGCTCCATGCTCTGGACCCTCCTGAGTATCGTAGTGGCCTTTGCCGAGCTCGTCGCCTTCATGAGCGCGGACTGGCTGATCGGGAAAGCCAAGACCCGAGGCGCCGAGCCGGCGGGCACCGACTCGGAGCCCTACTACCTGGGCATCCTCTGCATGCGCACCCCGGGCATGCAGCAAGTCCCTCGGGACACACTGTGCGGGACCTACGCCAAGAGCTTCGGGGACATCGCCAGCGGCTTCTGGCAGGCTACTGCTATTTTCCTGGCCCTGGGGATCTTCATTCTCTGCGTGGTGGCCTTGGTGTCCGTCTTCACCATGTGCGTGCAAAGCATCATGAAGAAAAGCATTTTCAACGTCTGCGGGCTCCTGCAGGGAATCGCAG GTCTGTTCCTTCTCCTCGGCCTGATTCTCTACCCCGCGGGCTGGGGCTGCCAGAAAGCCATAGACTGTGGCCGGCATGCATCCCCCTACAAACCTGGAGACTGCTCCCTGGGTTGGGCCTTTTACACCGCCACTGGAGGCACGGTCCTCACGTTCATCTGCGCCGTCTTCTCCGCACAAGCAGAAATCGCCACCTCCAGTGACAAAGTACAGGAGGAAATTGAAGAGGGGAAGAACCTGATCTGCCTCCTTTAG